The nucleotide window TGCCGTAGCGGGCAAATAGAGCCGCACGGGTACTGCTGCACACCACCGCGTACTGGCCCGGCTGCAGGCGGGTGGTGTCCGGAAACACCGTTGCCGAACTGCTGCCCGGCTTGAGCAGCCGCAGTCCGCCCAGGTCCAGAATCCGGGTTGTGGGATTGTGGATTTCCAGATACTCGGCAGCCGGTAGGCCCACGGTGGGCGTTTCATCAGCCAGGATTTCGGTGATAATAACCTGCCCTACCGTCGGCATCACCGGTAAGCCAAACGTGACGGAAGCCGCCGCGCCGGTGGCATTACCCACGCAGTCGACGGAGCGCTGCACGGTGGCCGTGTACAGCTGGGCCGCAGCCAGCGGGGTAGCCAGCGTCAGTTCCACAGCCCGGAAGTCAAACGGCACGGGCGTTACCCGGGTAATAGTGAGGCCGGGCGACACGCTGTACAAGGCAGGGTTGACGGCCTGTACACTGTCCAGCTTTTCATCAAACTCCAGCCGCACCAGCGTAGGGCTCAGCACGGTGGCCCGGCGCAGCAGCGGGGCTGTCCGGTCGGCGTTATTGGCCCGCACGGAGTTGGCCCGGCCGGGGGTGCCGCCGCTGACATCGGTGCTGGCCGTCCAGTTGGTAGCACCGCCGCAGGGGTTGGCCGTATCAATCATTTCCAGGGCCCAGCCTCCCTCCTTCTTCACCGCGTCGCGGTACCAGGAATCGGCGTAGCGCACCTGGAAAATGGTGCGTCCGTCGCGGGCCCGTAGCAGCAGCTCGTCGCCAGCATTGGTTAAGGAAGGAAAATTGCTCAGGCCAAACACTTTGCCGAAGGGGGTAAACTGGGCCGTGCGGGTACTGCCGCACACCACGGCATATTCCCCGGGCAGCAGTTGAGCCCCGGTCGGGAAGACAGCCGGCGTGGCCGTGCTGCTGGTACGCAGCAGCCGCACCCCACTCAAATCCAGGGTCTGGGTAGCCGAGGGTTATGAATTTCCACAAACTCCGACGCGGGCAAACCGACTACCGGCGTTTCATCAGCCAAAATTTCGGTGATGAGCAGCTGGTAATAGCCTGGGGCTGCAGCCGGCGGGGTGTAGCTCACCGTGGCCGTCAGGGGGCCAGCCGCCACGTTGCCATATAAGTCGGCCACATTGCGTACGGTCAGGGTGCTGGTACCGGCAGGCAGGTCGCTGGCAAAAGTGAGGTGAACCAGGGCCGGGTCGGTGGCGTCGCGCTGGGCGCTGGCAACGGCCGGGGCTCCGGTGCCCGCCAGCGAATAGCTGGCCGGGGCTTGCGGAGCGGCTACTGGCTCATTAAACGTCACATCCACCTGCCGGGCGTTGACGAGCGTGGCGCTCTGCAGCGTAGGGGCCGTAGCATCAGTGATGCGGAAGTCGTCGAAAAAAAAGCTGCGGCTATTGGTGGCCGAATACGTCAGCGCAACGCCGAAATAGTTGCTGCGCTGGTGCGTGGCGTCGGTTACGGTGCCTTCGGTAGTGAAATTCTGGTTGCCGCTCAGGTCCCGCTCCAGGGTCCAGACGTTCTGCAAGGAGCGGGTCACGCGCACCCGCACCGTGTTGCTGGTACTCGAACTCAGGGTACCATCGGCTCCATCAATGATAAGGGCGGCGGTAGTAGCCGCATTCTTACGGTAGAGGGAAGTTTCATCGGCCGTGTTGCCCAGGCGCACAAAGTAGCCCTTGTTGGCCGTGGCCCGCAGGTCGCTCAAGTCCGACATCAGCCAGACCTCGGCCTGATTAGCCGATGAGGTACCCAGGTTCAGCTTGGCATAAAACTCCCAGGTGGTGCCCGTGGCCGCCTGACTGGCCGTTACCAGCTGCGGACTGGCTGCCACGGCCGGGCCGTTGCTTTGCAGCTGCTGGCTGGCATTAACCACAAAATCGGTGGTGTTGCCCGTCCAGGTCGGGTTTTGGGTGAAGTCGCCGTCGGCAAACGACTCGGTGAGCTGAGCCCAGGCAGCGGGGCGGCCGAGGCTTAGCAAAAGCAGCAGCAAACCCAAGAATCGTCTTCCTCTTTGTAGATTTCCTATAGCACTATTTGGGGTAGAAGTTTTCTGCATAGTAGGTTTGTAAAATAGCTGGTACCCGTAGCGTAATGATTTGCGCACGAACTGCCTAAGTAACTTGCTTTTCCCGACATTTACCACGCGCGCAGCCCAGCTGGCTGACGCTTTTTTTCTCTAATTGCCATGAAAGTAGCCGTAGTAGGTGCCACCGGCCTGGTCGGGGGCGAAATGTTGAAAGTACTGGCCGAGCGGAATTTCCCGGTCACCGAGTTGTTGCCCGTGGCCTCGGAGAAATCCGTGGGCTTGCCCATTGAGTTTCAGGGCAAAACCTACCACGTCATCAGTATGGACGACGCCATTGCGGCCCGCCCCGATGTGGCCATCTTCTCGGCCGGCGGCAGCACCTCTAAGGAGCAGGCCCCGCGCTTTGCCGAAGTAGGCACCGTGGTCATCGACAACTCCTCGGCCTGGCGCATGGACCCCACCAAAAAGCTGGTCGTGCCCGAAATCAACGCCAAAGAGCTGACCGCGGAAGACAAGATTATTGCCAACCCCAACTGCTCCACCATTCAGATGGTGCTGTCCTTGCATAAGCTCCACGAGGCGTTCAAAATCAAGCGCATCGTGGTGAGTACCTACCAGAGCGTGACGGGCACGGGCAAGAAAGCCGTGGACCAGCTCATGGAAGAGCGCGCCGGCCAGAATGCTTCTAACCCCGCCTACCCCCACCGCATCGACCTGAACGTGCTGCCTCACATCGACGTGTTCGAGGACAACGGCTACACCAAGGAGGAGATGAAGATGGTAAAGGAAACCAAGAAAATCCTCGGCGACGACTCCATTCAGGTAACGGCCACCGCCGTGCGCATCCCCGTCATGGGCGGGCACTCGGAGTCGGTAAACGTGGAGTTCGAGCGGGAATTCGAGCTGGAGGAAGTTTATAGCCTGCTGCGCGCCACCGAAGGCGTGGAAGTAGTAGACGACGTGGCCCAGAACAGCTACCCCATGCCCAAGGATGCCCACGGCAAGGACAGCGTGCTGGTAGGCCGCCTGCGCCGCGACGAAAGCCAGCCCCGCACCCTGAACATGTGGGTAGTAGCCGACAACCTGCGCAAGGGCGCCGCTACCAACGCCGTGCAGATTGCCGAGCACATGATAAAGCTGGGTTTGCTCAAAGCCTAAACCACCTGGTTAGTGAAGAATAGTTTTCGTGGAATTAGTTTGTTGGGCCTGCTGGCACTTTGCCTGGCGGGCCCAACTGCTGTTCGGGCCCAGAGTAAGCCCAAAGCGGACAGCACCGTGTATACCTATGTAGAGAAGATGCCCCAGTTCGGCAAAGAGCCGGCGGATCTGCTTACATACATCGGGAAGAACATTAAATACCCGGCCGCCGCCATTATGGATCGGGCCCAGGGAACGGTCTTCGTCGGCTTCACGGTCGGCCTAACCGGGCAGGTAGAAGACGTGCATATAGTGAAAACGGCGCATCCGTCGCTGGATGCCGCCGCGCTGCAAATGGTGAGGTCCATGCCAGCATGGGAGCCGGGTATTCAGGGTGGCAAGCCGGCCCGGGTGGCCTACACGGTTCCGGTTACGTTTCGCTTTGGCCAGGGTACCAAAGACACCCAGCTGCCGCCCCCAACCAATGCGGAATTTGCCGGCTCGGCGGAAGAATTGCATACCCTCCTTAATGCGCCGCCTTACCCGGAAGCAGCTCGCAAAGCGGGAGCCTCGGGTAAAGCCGTAGTGGTGTTTGAAGTCAGCAAAACCGGCCAGATTCTGAACCCGCACGCTCTTACGCCACTCTCGGAAACGGAGCAAAGCTTTATGCACCAGAAAAGCCAGGTACCGCCGCTACACCCCGCCCTGCTGGCAGCGGCGGAGGCGCAGATTGGCTGTATGCGGGCCTGGAAACCCGCCACAACCTCCGGCAGCTCTGTGGCCTCATTCGTTATGCTGCCCGTTACTTACCGCCTAGCAGCTACCCCGGCCCCCGACACCGTATATGCCGTGACCGACCAGCTTCCCGAATTTCCGGGCGGCATCGAGGCCATGACGGGCCAGTTGGCCCGGTCCATCCAGTATCCAAAGGAAGCGCGCCAAGAGCAGGCCGAGGGCGAGGTGCTGCTGTACTTCGTGGTCAACAAGCTGGGCAAGGTTGAGCAGGCCGAAGTACTCCGCTCGGTTCACCCCGCCATCGACGCGGAAGCACTGCGCGTTATTAAAACTCTGCCGGCCTTCGCGCCAGCCATGCACCACGGCCACCCGGCCAAGGTTGCTTTTCTGCTACCTCTACCGTTTGTGCTGCCTTCCGCATCGGTCATTAATCAACCTACGCGTTTCGCGCCGGCCCTGAGCAAGAAGTTCGTGTATCCCACAGAGGCCTTGCGGCTGGGTATTCAGGGCAAAGTATTCCTGGATTTCTCCTTCGACAGCACGGGCTACGTCCACAACGTCAGAGTAACCAACGGGCTGCATCCGCTGCTCGATGCCGAAGCCGTAGCGGCTTTGGAGCACATGGCGCCGGTAAGTCGGGCACGGGCGCTGCAGCTCAATGGTCAGTCCTTTTCTGTTCCTATTTCCTTTAAACTGCCGGCTAATGCTGATCGGCTGCTGGTCGAGCGCTATGCCAACGAAGGACTGCAGCCAGCGGCGGCCTTCAAACCAGCGGAATACCCCGGTGGCCCGGCCGCCCTGCAGGCTTTTCTGGCCGCCGCTTCCTACCCGGCAATGGCCCGCGCCCAGCAGGTCAGCGGACGAATATTCATGACGCTCACCATTGATGAAGCCGGCTGGGTGAAGAAGATTGAGCCGTTTCACTCCTCGCTTGCGGCTGCTACCACTACGGCAGCCAAGGCCCGTACTGACGCGCTGAATATGCTTTATGAAGCTGCCAGGCAGTATCTTATGGAAATGCCACAGTGGAAACCGGCCCTTTGGAATGGAAAGGCCTTCGCCTCTACCATCACGGTACCCCTGACTTACTCTATGTTGCCGCCCAGCACCCCGGAGCCGGTGGTATATACCTACGCCGATGAAATGCCCGTGCCAGCGGCTCCGAGTGTGGCAGCGGCTTCCTCCCACCGACTTATGTACCCAGAGGCAGCGCTAAGAGCCCGGGCAGAAGGGATAGTGTGGGTTTATTTCGTGGTAGATGAGCAGGGCCAGGTAGTGCAGCCCGCTATTATCAGTTCGCCCCACCCCAGCCTCGAGGCCGAAGCGCTGAAGCTTATCGGGGGCCTGCGCAAGTACACGCCGGGGCGGCACGGCGGCAAGCCGGTGAAAGTAGCGGTGGTAACCCCGGTACCGTTTACCATTAGGTAGCGGCGGCTACTTCCCAAACACAGCCCCGGCGAAATCCAGTACGGCGCGGCGGGTTTCCCGGGGCTTTTCGTAGTAGGCCAGGTGGCCTACGTCGGCCAGAAACAGGGCGTAGCTCACCGGGGCCAGGGGCGCCAGGGCCACCGACTGCTCCAGGGGCACGGCCACGTCTTCTTTGCCGGCAATGAGCAGCACCGGAAACTTGGCCTCGCGCAGCACCTTGGTTCGGTCGGGGCGGGCGGCCATGGCCCGCATGCCGCCCACGATGGTTTCGGCGGGCGTGGCCTTGCCGATTTCCTCCAGGAACTCCCGCTGGGTGCTCATGGCTTCGCGGTGTACCGGGGCAAACAAAGGCCGGATAAAGGACTCCATGAACTTCTCCACCCCGTGCCGCTCCACAAAGGCCACGTTCTTTTCGCGGTTGGCCTTTTTTTCCTCCGAGTCGGCGTAGGCCGAGGAGTTGAGCAAACACAGACCGGCCACCCGCTCGGGCCACCGCTCGGCGAAGGCCAGGGCCGCGTAGCCACCCATGCTGTGGCCCACCAGCAGGGCCTTTTCTACGCCGGCCGCGTGCAGCTTATCGGCTACGTAGCGGGCCTGGGCTTCCATCGAGTAGTCGCGCACGTCGTGGATGTTGGTGCCGTGCCCGAGCAGGTTGAGGCTGATGACACGGTACTCGGCGGGAAAGTCGCGGATGAAGTCGGTCCAGATTTCGCGGCTTTCGGCAAAGCCGTGCAGGAATACGAGAGTTGGTTGGGTAGAAGGCATAAGGTAAAATGCGGCAGTCCGGGGCCGGCCGGCGGTTGAATGGCCACAATTACGCACTTTTACCTCGTCCGTTGCTATTCCAGACCCTGTCATGCCCCTCTTCCAACGCCACAATACTCACTACGTCGTTGCCGTACTGGCGGGGTTATTTTTCGCCCTGCTGGGCCGCTTCACCTTTGCCAGTGAACTGCTTGACCGGGGCGGCGGACTGCTTATGCTGGGTTTTCTGGTGTTGGTACCGGTGGGGCTGGGAGTCATTACCGAGCATTTCTCTCCGGTTCAGGCAAATGATTCGTGGAGCTTCATTTTTCGGTCGTGGAGTGCGGTAATGCTGTTTATGGTTGCCGCGTTTATCTTTCACCTCGAAGGCGCTATCTGCCTGATTATCATTGCACCCCTATTTGTTGCTCTTTCCGCAGTGGGGGTGCATTGTACCGGATCCTGACAAGAGGACGCAAGCACGATGATAACCGCAACACCTTCGTAATGGCCGGCTTTGCCCTGCTGCCCTTCGTGGCCGCGCCCCTGGAAAGCCAGCTTGCCACCCCGACGACTTCCGCCGGGTCGAAAACACGATTATAATTAACGCCCCAGCGGAGGCGGTGTGGCACAACATCATCAGGGTGCCCGCTATTTCGGCCCAGGATCTGGGCCCGAGTCTGGTCGATAAAATCGGCTTCCCGCGGCCGGTAGAGGCAACACTCTCCTTCGAGGGCGTGGGCGGGGTGCGGCACGCTACCTTCGAGCGGGGCGTCGAGTTTATTGAAACCGTGGACGTGTGGGAGCCGCTGCGGCGTATTTCCTTTAGCATTGTGCCCAACACGGCTACCATTCCGCCCACCACCTTCGATGAGCACGTCACCGTCGGGGCCGATTCTTTGACGTGCTGCGCGGCACCTACGAGCTGGAGCCAGCTGGCCCCGGCCGTACCCGCCTGATCCTCCACAGCCAGCAGCGCCTCAGCACCCGCCTCAACCCCTACGCCGGCCTGTGGACCGACTACGTGATGAGCGAAATCCAGGAGCGCATTCTGCGGGTGGTGGCCAAACGCAGCGAAGCCGAAGCAGCCAGGCTACTTCGGCTTCGGTAATGGCAGCGCAGCGCTAAACCAGCGGGGCAGATCCGCCGGCTCAGGCTCCGTACTTAGGCGGCTACTTCAGCCTTCTCCTTTACGAACTGCACGTTGGCGAACAGCTTCACGTCGTCGCCGAGCACGATAGAGCCGGCTTCGGTTACGGCGTGGAAGGTCAGGCCAAACTCCTTGCGGTTGATTTTGCCGCTCACTTCAAAGCCGGCCTTCTCGTTGCCGTAGAAGTCGGTGGCGGTGCCGCCATACTCCACGTCCAGGGTCACGGGCTTGGTTACGTCCTTCACGGTCAGGTTGCCGGCCAGCTTGTAGGTATCGTCGCCGGTCTTGGTCAGGCCCGTCGATACGAAGGTGATGTTGGGGTAGGTCGGCACGTCGAAGAAGTCGTTGTTGCGCAGGTGTTCGTCGCGCTGCTCCTGGTTGGTGTCGATGCTGTGCACGTCCAGCGTGAAGGTTACCTGGGCATTCTCGAAGCTGTCGTCTTCGGTAATGGCTTCGCCCGAAAACTTCTTGAACGAACCCGTTACGGTCGAAATAACAAGGTGCTTGATTTTGAACTGAACCTCGGAGTGCGTGGGTCAATTGCCCATTTGGTAGTGGCCATGATGCGGTGAAATTAGGGTTGTTATTTCGTGGTTGATGCTGGCTCAGCGGCGGCACCCAAAGCTGCCGCGGCTGATTGATGATGCAAATATACAAATAGTGTACATACATCAATGTACCTACATCAATTATTTTTGTTTAGTTCACTTCCTTGCACTCTGGAAAAGCAAAAAGCCCCGCCGGACGAATCCAGCGGGGCTTTTTCATGATTGGTAGTGCTTAAACAACTTTTTCCACCGCGGCTTTGGCGGCGACTTTTCCGGCCATTTCGCGCACGGCGGCGGCAATACCGGCGGCGTCGAAGCCGCACTCCTTGTAGAGTTCATCCTGGGTGCCGTGCTCTACGATACGGTCCGGAATGCCGAGGCGCTTCACGGGTACCGAGTAGCCGTGGTCGGCCATGAACTCCAGAATAGCCGAGCCGAAGCCGCCGGGCAAGCAACCGTCTTCCACCGTCACAATGGCTTTGTACTTGCTCAGAGCGGCGGCCAGCAGTTCCTCGTCGAGGGGCTTGGCAAAGCGCATATCATAGTGACCCACGCTCAGGCCCTCGGCGGCCAGCTGCTGGGTAGCCTTGGCGGCGTAGTTGCCGATGTGGCCGATGCTCAGAATGGCGACACCTTCACCTTCGCGCACCACGCGGCCGGTGCCCACGGCAATTTTTTTCAGCGGCGTGCGCCACTCGGGCATCACTCCTTCCCCGCGGGGGTAACGGATGCTGAACGGACCCATGTCGGGCAGCTGGGCCGTGTACATCAGGTTGCGCAACTCTTCCTCATTCATCGGCGCCGACACCACCATGTTGGGAATGTTGCGCATGTAGGAAATATCGTAGCAGCCGTGGTGGGTGGGGCCGTCGGCGCCGGCAAACCCGGCCCGGTCGAGACAGAACACCACATTCAGGTTTTGCAGAGCCACGTCGTGCAGCACCTGGTCGTAGGCGCGCTGCATAAACGAGGAGTAGATGTTGCAGAACGGTACCAAGCCCTGCGTAGCCAGGCCCGCGGAGAAGGTTACGGCGTGCTGCTCGGCAATGCCCACGTCGAAGGCGCGGTCGGGCATGGCCTTCATCATGATGTTTAGGGAGCAGCCCGAGGGCATGGCAGGCGTCACGCCCATCACCTTGTCGTTCTGCTGGGCCAGCTCCACCATCGTGTGCCCAAACACGTCCTGGTACTTAGGCGGCTGAGGCTTCTCGTAGGTTTTGGTGTGGATTTCGCCGGTAATCTTGTCGAACAGGCCCGGGGCGTGCCACAGGGTCTGGTCTTTCTCGGCCAGGGCGTACCCTTTGCCTTTCACCGTTACGCAGTGCAGGATTTTGGGACCAGGAATGGTTTTCAGGTCCTGCAGAATGGTAGCCAGATGCTGCACGTCGTGCCCATCCACGGGACCGAAGTAGCGGAAATTCAGGGCCTCAAACAGGTTGCTTTGCTTGAGCAGGGTGGCCTTCATGGCCTGCTCCACCTTGCGGGCAATCTGCTGGGGTTGGGACCAAACTTGCTGAGCTTGCCCAGCACGTTCCACAGCTCATCGCGCACCTTGTTGTATGTACGGGAGGTAGTAATATCGGTGAGGTACTCCTTGAGCGCGCCCACGTTGGGGTCGATGCTCATGCAGTTGTCGTTGAGGATAACCAGCAGGTTAGAGTTGGCCACGCCGGCGTGGTTGAGGGCTTCAAACGCCATACCGGCCGTCATGGCCCCGTCGCCGATTACGGCAATGTGCTGCCGGTCCTTCTCGCCCTTGTAGTCGGAAGCCACGGCCATGCCTAAGGCAGCCCCGATGCTGGTGCTGCTGTGGCCCACCCCGAAGGCGTCGTACTCACTTTCCTTGCGCTTGGGGAAACCCGACATGCCGCCATAGCGACGGTTGGTGGGGAAACGGTCCCGGCGCCCGGTCAGGATTTTGTGGCCGTACGCCTGGTGGCCCACATCCCACACGAGTTGGTCGTAGGGCGTATTGAAGACGTAGTGCAGGGCTACCGTCAACTCGACCACGCCCAGGGAGGCGCCGAAATGGCCTCCGTAGATGGAAACCGAGTCGATAATGAACTGTCGAAGCTCCTGGCTGACTTGAACCAGTTGATCTTCACTGAGCTTTTTGAGGTCGTCAGGCGAGTTTATGGCCGCCAGCAATTCACCGGGTTCGACAATCATCTTCGAGAGAGGGCAAGGAGAGGTTTTTCAGAAAGGCAACAGACTCAGGAGCCTAAAGGTTAAGCACTTTGTACTATTTGCCTTTGGAACATGCAAAGGTACGACTTTTCACAGCTACCGGTTGTAGGCAACAGCAGGTCGGGAGGACGACGGGCAAGCCCGTCAACGGGGAAGTTGTTCAGACCAACCAGGCGCTGCTGGCAGGATTAAGGAAGCCGGGCCTGCGGGCCTAGCCATAGCCAATCCGAACCCAGGCCAGTAGTGCCCGGGTATCGGATTGGTAGTGGGGTCACCTCAGGGAATGACCACCTTGGCCGCTCTGGCTGCCAGGGAAAAGAGCCGAAGCCCATTTTTCCTCAGCGCACCGCGCCGATAACATTGGCCCTCATCAGAGCCTTACTGAATAGAAGCGTAACAATAGGGAATAGCATAACGGATAGCATACATAAGGATAGCGCTAACATAACCGACTCAACTTCTTCCCGAGAAAGGCTTTCGTCGTATTTGTTGATTAAAGATGCGGAACTGACTTGGGCTCCAAAAAAACAATACACCAACCCATAGATTGGCTGTACCAATCCGAGCTTGGCAAGTGTTAACCCACGGCGGCGTGGCGACGGGGCCCGAAGAATGCCTATTTTTGTGTTGCCTACCTTTTCTAATGCCTATGCCGCTCACCCAGCAGAACAACCAGGAGCAGCAACTGCTCGACAAGCTTAAGCCCTCGCGCATTGTCTTGCCGGTGCTTATTGGCCTGGGCGTGGTGGGCTTCATGTTCTGGCGTAGCTACCGCCCCGGCGACCTGGCCCCGCTGGCCGATGCCAAGCTGCACTGGCTGCTGGTGATGCTGGCCGTGCTGGTAGCCCGCGACCTGGGCTACATCTACCGGATCCGGCACATTTCGGAGCGGGTGCTCAGTTGGCGCCAAAGCCTCGACGTCATTATGATCTGGGAGTTTGCCTCCTGCGTGCTGCCCTCGGCCGTGGGCGGTACGGCTGTAGCCTCGTTTATTCTGAACAAGGAAGGAATTTCCCTGGGCAAGTCCCTGGCCTACGTGATGGTAACGGCCCTGCTGGATAACCTGTACTACGTGGTGACAGTACCCCTGGTGGTATGGCTGGCCGGTGATGCGCTTTACCCGCACGAGGCCCTGCAAGGTGGTTTGGTAGCAACCCTGAAAGCGGCTTTCATCGTGAGCTACGTCATGGTTTCGCTCTACGCGCTGCTAATGCTCTATGCCATTTTTGTGAATCCGGAATCGGTGAAGCGGCTGCTGGTGCGGCTCTTTTCCTTTCGGGGGCTGCGGCGCTGGCGGGCCAAGGCCTACCAGCACGGCAACGAAATGGTGTGGGCTTCGGCCCAGCTGCGCGGCAACGGAGCTGCCTACTGGTTGCAGGCCATCGGCTCCACGTTCTTCGTCTGGACGGCCCGCTACCTGGTCATCGGCTGCATCATTGCGGCCTTTGTTGATGTGAGCTGGGACGAGTTTCTGCTGATTTTCGGCCGCAACCTGACCTACAA belongs to Hymenobacter cellulosilyticus and includes:
- a CDS encoding lysylphosphatidylglycerol synthase transmembrane domain-containing protein; the protein is MPLTQQNNQEQQLLDKLKPSRIVLPVLIGLGVVGFMFWRSYRPGDLAPLADAKLHWLLVMLAVLVARDLGYIYRIRHISERVLSWRQSLDVIMIWEFASCVLPSAVGGTAVASFILNKEGISLGKSLAYVMVTALLDNLYYVVTVPLVVWLAGDALYPHEALQGGLVATLKAAFIVSYVMVSLYALLMLYAIFVNPESVKRLLVRLFSFRGLRRWRAKAYQHGNEMVWASAQLRGNGAAYWLQAIGSTFFVWTARYLVIGCIIAAFVDVSWDEFLLIFGRNLTYKVILLIAITPGGAGIAEGAFPTFFGKFIGTPTMTNFVVLLYRLVTYYLYLVLGAFFLPRWVARVFGTRQSPAQ
- a CDS encoding YceI family protein, which gives rise to MKHLVISTVTGSFKKFSGEAITEDDSFENAQVTFTLDVHSIDTNQEQRDEHLRNNDFFDVPTYPNITFVSTGLTKTGDDTYKLAGNLTVKDVTKPVTLDVEYGGTATDFYGNEKAGFEVSGKINRKEFGLTFHAVTEAGSIVLGDDVKLFANVQFVKEKAEVAA
- a CDS encoding aspartate-semialdehyde dehydrogenase produces the protein MKVAVVGATGLVGGEMLKVLAERNFPVTELLPVASEKSVGLPIEFQGKTYHVISMDDAIAARPDVAIFSAGGSTSKEQAPRFAEVGTVVIDNSSAWRMDPTKKLVVPEINAKELTAEDKIIANPNCSTIQMVLSLHKLHEAFKIKRIVVSTYQSVTGTGKKAVDQLMEERAGQNASNPAYPHRIDLNVLPHIDVFEDNGYTKEEMKMVKETKKILGDDSIQVTATAVRIPVMGGHSESVNVEFEREFELEEVYSLLRATEGVEVVDDVAQNSYPMPKDAHGKDSVLVGRLRRDESQPRTLNMWVVADNLRKGAATNAVQIAEHMIKLGLLKA
- a CDS encoding alpha/beta fold hydrolase, whose amino-acid sequence is MPSTQPTLVFLHGFAESREIWTDFIRDFPAEYRVISLNLLGHGTNIHDVRDYSMEAQARYVADKLHAAGVEKALLVGHSMGGYAALAFAERWPERVAGLCLLNSSAYADSEEKKANREKNVAFVERHGVEKFMESFIRPLFAPVHREAMSTQREFLEEIGKATPAETIVGGMRAMAARPDRTKVLREAKFPVLLIAGKEDVAVPLEQSVALAPLAPVSYALFLADVGHLAYYEKPRETRRAVLDFAGAVFGK
- a CDS encoding TonB family protein, translated to MLGLLALCLAGPTAVRAQSKPKADSTVYTYVEKMPQFGKEPADLLTYIGKNIKYPAAAIMDRAQGTVFVGFTVGLTGQVEDVHIVKTAHPSLDAAALQMVRSMPAWEPGIQGGKPARVAYTVPVTFRFGQGTKDTQLPPPTNAEFAGSAEELHTLLNAPPYPEAARKAGASGKAVVVFEVSKTGQILNPHALTPLSETEQSFMHQKSQVPPLHPALLAAAEAQIGCMRAWKPATTSGSSVASFVMLPVTYRLAATPAPDTVYAVTDQLPEFPGGIEAMTGQLARSIQYPKEARQEQAEGEVLLYFVVNKLGKVEQAEVLRSVHPAIDAEALRVIKTLPAFAPAMHHGHPAKVAFLLPLPFVLPSASVINQPTRFAPALSKKFVYPTEALRLGIQGKVFLDFSFDSTGYVHNVRVTNGLHPLLDAEAVAALEHMAPVSRARALQLNGQSFSVPISFKLPANADRLLVERYANEGLQPAAAFKPAEYPGGPAALQAFLAAASYPAMARAQQVSGRIFMTLTIDEAGWVKKIEPFHSSLAAATTTAAKARTDALNMLYEAARQYLMEMPQWKPALWNGKAFASTITVPLTYSMLPPSTPEPVVYTYADEMPVPAAPSVAAASSHRLMYPEAALRARAEGIVWVYFVVDEQGQVVQPAIISSPHPSLEAEALKLIGGLRKYTPGRHGGKPVKVAVVTPVPFTIR